The sequence below is a genomic window from Thioalkalivibrio sp. ALJ12.
CCTGGCAGCTGCTCGCGAGTCTCGAGCGTGTGGCCTACGGCTACGCCCTGGCGGTAGTCGCCGGGATCGGTCTCGGCGTGCTGGTCGGCCAGTCCACCTGGGCGATGCGCGGGTTGGACCCGCTGTTCCAGGTGCTGCGCACCGTGCCGCCGCTGGCCTGGCTGCCGATCTCCCTGGCTGCCTTCCAGGCCAGCAACCCGTCGGCGATCTTCGTGATCTTCATCACTGCGATCTGGCCGATCATCATCAACACCTCGGTCGGCATCCGGAACATCTCGCAGGACTACGTGAACGTGGCCCGCGTGCTTCGCCTGAACGGCTATGAGTACTTCACCAAGATCATGCTCCCGGCCGCCGCGCCGTATGTCTTCTCCGGTCTGCGCATCGGCATCGGTCTCGCCTGGCTGGCGATCGTCGCCGCCGAGATGCTGATCGGCGGGGTCGGCATCGGCTTCTTCATCTGGGATGCCTGGAACGCCTCCATGCTCAGCGACATCGTGCTGGCCCTGGTCTACGTCGGCCTGGTCGGGTTCTTCCTCGACCGTCTGGTCGCGATCGTCGGCAACTGGGTAACCCGCGGCACGCAGGCCGGCTGAGCCGGCCCCCTCACAGGAGAAACATCATGACCAGCTATCTCTCCATCGAACACGTCCACAAGACCTTTGGCGAAGGCCCGACAGCCAGCGAGGTGCTGCGCGACGTCGACCTGCACGTGGACCGCGGCGAGTTCATCTCCATCATCGGCCACTCCGGCTGCGGCAAGTCGACGGTGCTCAATATCGTCGCCGGGCTGCTGGAGACCAGCACCGGCGCGGTGATCCTGGACGGCAAGGAGGTCAGCAAGCCGGGCCCGGACCGCAGCGTCGTGTTCCAGAACCACTCCCTGCTGCCCTGGCTGACCGTGCGCGACAACGTGGCGCTGGCGGTGGACAAGACCTTCAAGGGCACCAAGTCCGCCGCCGAGCGCCGCGAATGGGTACTGCAGACTCTGGACATGGTCGGCATGAGCCACGCGCTGGACAAGCGCCCGGACGAGATTTCCGGCGGCATGAAGCAGCGCGTGGGCATCGCCCGGGCCCTGGCGATGGAGCCGAAGGTGCTGCTGATGGACGAGCCCTTCGGTGCGCTGGACGCGCTGACCCGGGCGCACCTGCAGGACGAGGTGATGCGCATCCAGTCGGATCTGGGCAACACCGTGCTGATGGTCACCCACGACGTGGACGAGGCGGTGCTGCTGTCCGACCGCATCGTGATGATGACCAACGGCCCGGCCGCGACCATCGGCGAGATCCTGGAGATCGACCTGCCGAAGCCGCGCGAGCGCCTGGCGATGGCCGACAACGCCGAATACAACCACTACCGGGCCGAGGTGCTGCGCTTTCTCCACGAGCGCCACAAGAACCCCGAGTCGGAGGCCGCGTGATGGATACCGCGAACGAGAAGCCGCGGCTGGTCCTGATCGGCAACGGCATGGCCGGGATGCGTACGGTCGAGGAGCTGCTGAAGCTCAAGCCGGACATGTACCACATCACCGTGTTCGGTGCCGAGCCCTGGGGCAACTACAACCGCATCATGCTCTCGCCGGTGCTGGCCTCGGAGAAGACCGTCGACGAGATCATGCTGAACGATGATGCCTGGTATGCCGAACGCGGCATCACCCTGCACAAGGGCCGACGCATCGAGCGGATCGACCGCGTGAACCGGCGGGTGATCGCCGAGGACGGCACCGAGGCGCCCTATGACCGCCTGCTGCTGGCGACCGGCTCCGACCCGGTGATGATCCCGGTGCCAGGGCACGAACTGGAGGGCGTGGTTGCCTTCCGCGACATCCACGACGTGGACGCGATGCTCGCGGCCAGCCGCGCACACCAGCATGCGGTGGTGATCGGCGGCGGCCTGCTGGGCCTGGAGGCCGCCAACGGCCTGATGCGCCAGGGCATGGAGGTCACCGTGGTGCACCTGATGGACCACCTGATGGAGCGCCAGCTGGATGCCGAGGCCGCCGGGATGCTGCGCGGCTCGCTGGAGGAGCGTGGCATGCGTTTCCGCATGGCGCATCAGACCGAGACGATCCTGGGCGAGGACCGCGTCACCGGCGTGCGCTTCACCGACGGCAGCGAGGTCGAGGCGGATCTGGTGGTGATGGCGGTCGGCATCCGCCCGAACACCGCGCTGGCCGAGTCCGCCGGGCTGCACTGCGAGCGCGGCGTGGTGGTGAACGACACCATGCAGACCTATGACCCGTCGATCTATGCGGTCGGCGAGTGCGTGCAGCACCGCGGCGCCACCTACGGCCTGGTCGCGCCCCTGTGGGAACAGGCGAAGGTCTGCGCCAACCACCTGGCCGAGTACGGCATCGGGCGCTACGAGGGCTCGATGACCTCCACCAAGCTGAAGGTGACCGGGATCGACCTGTTCTCCGCCGGCGACTTCACCGGTGACGAGACCACCGAGGACCTGGTGTTCAAGGACGCCGCGCGCGGCGTCTACAAGCGCCTGGTGCTGAAGGACAACCGCATCCAGGGGGCCGTGCTGTACGGCGATACCCTGGACGGCTCCTGGTATTTCCAGCTGATGCGGGACGCCACGCCGGTGGCCGACATCCGCGAGAACCTGCTGTTCGGCCAGGCGCATATCGGCGACTCCGGCCACGGCGACGAGGCCTCGCGGGTCGCGGCCATGCCCGACGAGGCCGAGATCTGCGGCTGCAACGGCGTGTGCAAGGGCGAGATCGTCCAGGCGATCAGCGAGCACAAGCTGTTCACGCTGGAGGACGTGCGCGCCCACACCAAGGCGTCGAACTCCTGTGGCTCCTGCACCGGGCTGGTGGAGTCCGTGCTTGCCACCACGCTGGGCGGCGACTACTCCGACGCCCCGGCGAAAAAGCCGGTCTGCGCCTGCACCGACCACAGCCACGACGAGGTGCGCGCGGCGATCAGCCGCGACGGGCTGAAGACCATGGACGCGGTGTTCGAGGCCCTCGACTGGAAGACCCCGAACGGCTGCCATGTCTGCCGTCCGGCGCTCAACTACTACCTGCTGGCGGCCTGGCCGAAGGACTACCAGGACGACGCCCAGTCGCGCTTCATCAACGAGCGCGCCCATGGCAACATCCAGAAGGACGGGACCTATTCCGTCGTGCCGCGCATCTGGGGCGGGGTGACCACCCCGGCCGAGCTGCGCGCGATCGCCGAGGTGGCCGAGCGCTACCAGGTGCCCACGGTCAAGTTCACCGGCGGCCAGCGCATCGATCTGCTGGGGGTGAAGAAGGTCGACCTGCCGGCGATGTGGCGCGATCTCGGCGACGCCGGGTTTGTCTCCGGCCATGCCTACGGCAAGGCCCTGCGCACGGTGAAGACCTGTGTCGGCTCCGAATGGTGCCGCTTTGGCACCCAGGACTCGACCGGGCTCGGCATCCAGCTGGAGCGGATGACCTGGGGCTCCTGGACCCCGCACAAGTTCAAGATGGCGGTCTCCGGCTGTCCGCGTAACTGCGCCGAGGCGACGATCAAGGACCTCGGTGTGGTCTGCGTGGACTCGGGTTACGAGCTGCACGTGGGCGGCAACGGCGGGGTGAAGGTCCGCGCCACCGACTTCCTCTGCAAGGTGGAGACCGAGGCCGAGGTGCTCGAATACGCCGGGGCCTTCATGCAGTTCTACCGCGAAGATGCGCGCTACCTGGAGCGCACCGCCCCGTGGATCGAGCGCGTCGGCCTGACCCGGGTGAAGGAACGCCTGGTGGACGACGCCGACTACCGCGCGGCGCTGTACGCCCGCTTCCTGGAGTCGCAGGAGGTGGCGCAGGTGGACCCCTGGGCCGAACGCGCCGCCGGGCATGCGGCGCACGAGTTCATCCCGATCACGCCGGTGGACGCGGCCCCGCGCCAGGGGGTGTCGGCATGAGCTGGCTTGCGATCTGTCCGCTCGAGGACATCCCGTCGCTGGGCGCGCGCGTAGTGGCGGGCCCGAACGGAGACATCGCCGTGTTCCGCACCGCCGATGACCGCGTGTTTGCCCTGCGCGACCAGTGCCCGCACAAGGGTGGGCCGCTGTCGCAGGGCATCGTCCACGGCGAGCGCGTGACCTGCCCGCTGCACAACTGGGTGATCGACCTGCAGTCCGGCGAGGCCACCGGGGCGGACAGTGGCTGCACCCATGCCTTCCCGATCCGGGTGACCGACGGTCAGGTGTGGCTGGATCTCTCCGGCGCCACGGGCGACGCCGCGGACGATCCCGCTGCGGCACCGGTCGCCTGCCGCGAGGCGGGCTGAGATGGCCACGGCCGAGCCGGTGACCCGTACCACCTGCCCCTATTGCGGGGTGGGCTGCGGGGTGGAGGTGACCGCGACGCCGGGCGGCGAGTTTCCGGTTGTGGTGCGCGGTGACCCCGCCCATCCGGCGAATGCCGGTCGCCTGTGCTCCAAGGGCGCGGCACTGGCCGAGACCCTCGACGACGAGGGCCGGCTGCTGCACCCGGAGATCGGCGGGCGGCGTGTCGACTGGGAGACCGCGCTGGATCATGTGGCGAACGGCTTTCGCGAGACCATCGCGGCACACGGGCCGGATGCGGTCGCCCTGTACGTCTCCGGGCAGATCCTGACCGAGGACTACCACGTCGCCAACAAGCTGATGAAGGGCTTCATCGGTTCGGCCAATATCGATACCAACTCCCGGCTCTGCATGTCCACGGCCGTGGCCGCCCATACCCGCGCCTTCGGGGTGGATGGCGTGCCGG
It includes:
- the ntrB gene encoding nitrate ABC transporter permease — protein: MSAILDRNMTFGAGRERPAAAETPTAPVARPAAPSARSGGAPPPEPGAWGRRLRNAATVVLPPVIVTAFFLLLWEMMTSSQGAVLPGPSQVITDTWELIVNPFYDYGGNDVGMAWQLLASLERVAYGYALAVVAGIGLGVLVGQSTWAMRGLDPLFQVLRTVPPLAWLPISLAAFQASNPSAIFVIFITAIWPIIINTSVGIRNISQDYVNVARVLRLNGYEYFTKIMLPAAAPYVFSGLRIGIGLAWLAIVAAEMLIGGVGIGFFIWDAWNASMLSDIVLALVYVGLVGFFLDRLVAIVGNWVTRGTQAG
- a CDS encoding ABC transporter ATP-binding protein, yielding MTSYLSIEHVHKTFGEGPTASEVLRDVDLHVDRGEFISIIGHSGCGKSTVLNIVAGLLETSTGAVILDGKEVSKPGPDRSVVFQNHSLLPWLTVRDNVALAVDKTFKGTKSAAERREWVLQTLDMVGMSHALDKRPDEISGGMKQRVGIARALAMEPKVLLMDEPFGALDALTRAHLQDEVMRIQSDLGNTVLMVTHDVDEAVLLSDRIVMMTNGPAATIGEILEIDLPKPRERLAMADNAEYNHYRAEVLRFLHERHKNPESEAA
- the nirB gene encoding nitrite reductase large subunit NirB; its protein translation is MDTANEKPRLVLIGNGMAGMRTVEELLKLKPDMYHITVFGAEPWGNYNRIMLSPVLASEKTVDEIMLNDDAWYAERGITLHKGRRIERIDRVNRRVIAEDGTEAPYDRLLLATGSDPVMIPVPGHELEGVVAFRDIHDVDAMLAASRAHQHAVVIGGGLLGLEAANGLMRQGMEVTVVHLMDHLMERQLDAEAAGMLRGSLEERGMRFRMAHQTETILGEDRVTGVRFTDGSEVEADLVVMAVGIRPNTALAESAGLHCERGVVVNDTMQTYDPSIYAVGECVQHRGATYGLVAPLWEQAKVCANHLAEYGIGRYEGSMTSTKLKVTGIDLFSAGDFTGDETTEDLVFKDAARGVYKRLVLKDNRIQGAVLYGDTLDGSWYFQLMRDATPVADIRENLLFGQAHIGDSGHGDEASRVAAMPDEAEICGCNGVCKGEIVQAISEHKLFTLEDVRAHTKASNSCGSCTGLVESVLATTLGGDYSDAPAKKPVCACTDHSHDEVRAAISRDGLKTMDAVFEALDWKTPNGCHVCRPALNYYLLAAWPKDYQDDAQSRFINERAHGNIQKDGTYSVVPRIWGGVTTPAELRAIAEVAERYQVPTVKFTGGQRIDLLGVKKVDLPAMWRDLGDAGFVSGHAYGKALRTVKTCVGSEWCRFGTQDSTGLGIQLERMTWGSWTPHKFKMAVSGCPRNCAEATIKDLGVVCVDSGYELHVGGNGGVKVRATDFLCKVETEAEVLEYAGAFMQFYREDARYLERTAPWIERVGLTRVKERLVDDADYRAALYARFLESQEVAQVDPWAERAAGHAAHEFIPITPVDAAPRQGVSA
- the nirD gene encoding nitrite reductase small subunit NirD, translated to MSWLAICPLEDIPSLGARVVAGPNGDIAVFRTADDRVFALRDQCPHKGGPLSQGIVHGERVTCPLHNWVIDLQSGEATGADSGCTHAFPIRVTDGQVWLDLSGATGDAADDPAAAPVACREAG